In Littorina saxatilis isolate snail1 linkage group LG8, US_GU_Lsax_2.0, whole genome shotgun sequence, a single genomic region encodes these proteins:
- the LOC138974303 gene encoding uncharacterized protein, with product MRRTTWLRCLQAFTILGILSSVSGQCAKFEFPTLTNPNSYTAEMGVQIALPFLLDTHDCTDLPETSTITVSKRTGDIVVDVCKLVTKRDGTCFSFRPEECVCWEEKGRYALSKIMDKSDITLWSWKIGNDGQIAAERKISFDMLPYPPSVEQLTFNSISDQASFSHPLEPSMSVDINCTYDKGYPETSAGLLKDSKGIRLAASRDDGNEQAGTVRHTLTDISCDDMGDISCEVPGASKNLTKALLVKCPPKLPNKDLQLVSHFGLHNELRIPLSSYTKQLRSCKVAKVIQGHHQNQGLDEGHQEHKEKACGSFASYNVLGSPPNLILLLLLDDVSLKDVGEWNLTVANDVGTDDVTFKLEVKTAPNITKLFLESATKGRAITYPVEVNSSVEIFCEYNKGDYPETTAVLKNAQNVELAGVQDDNKLATRFTLLNVGCDDSGEISCELTGAVKQKVTESLPVKCPPKFTEKDNTIFESNFGDRVELRFQLLTHTDKITRCHITRVIQGHHNGKGHSEGHTELKAEMSKDCLTFASEPEVKGTLPKGTLELRVDKVTPDHSGTWRLTISNEEGSDDLTFTLKVTGEPPAVSEEISPGVKTLIGIVGFLVVIITVIVLCVVIIKKKRKHERAAIRARNATRQGDGLHTRGSGSHFYQDIPDEANLAPTRCDRQGQAAPAGPYDSLEMSDVGHESPYSQI from the exons ATGAGGCGCACGACATGGCTGCGCTGTCTCCAAGCGTTTACAATTCTCGGCATCCTGTCTTCTGTGTCTGGGCAAT GTGCCAAGTTTGAATTCCCTACCCTGACCAACCCCAATTCCTACACGGCAGAGATGGGTGTCCAGATCGCACTCCCCTTTCTATTGGACACACACGACTGCACTGACCTCCCGGAGACCTCCACCATCACTGTAAGCAAGCGGACAGGGGATATCGTCGTCGACGTATGTAAGCTGGTGACAAAGCGCGATGGCAcgtgcttctcgtttcgcccgGAGGAGTGCGTGTGTTGGGAAGAAAAGGGACGCTACGCCCTGAGCAAAATTATGGACAAGAGTGATATCACCCTGTGGAGTTGGAAAATCGGCAATGATGGACAGATTGCTGCGGAAAGGAAAATATCTTTCGATATGCTTCCAT ACCCGCCATCTGTGGAGCAGCTTACCTTTAATTCAATCAGTGACCAAGCCTCTTTCTCACATCCATTGGAACCCAGCATGTCTGTAGATATAAACTGTACCTACGATAAAGGATACCCAGAGACCTCTGCAGGACTCCTGAAGGACTCTAAAGGCATTCGTTTGGCTGCTTCCCGTGACGATGGAAACGAGCAGGCTGGGACCGTGCGGCACACGCTGACAGACATAAGCTGTGATGACATGGGGGACATCAGCTGTGAAGTTCCTGGAGCCAGCAAGAACCTGACCAAAGCTCTGCTTGTGAAAT gTCCTCCAAAATTACCGAACAAAGACTTGCAATTGGTAAGCCACTTTGGACTTCACAATGAGCTCCGCATACCTTTGTCTTCTTACACTAAACAACTGAGAAGTTGCAAGGTcgccaaggtcatccaaggtcaccACCAGAATCAAGGCCTCGATGAAGGTCACCAAGAACACAAGGAAAAAGCTTGTGGATCATTTGCCAG CTACAACGTGTTGGGGTCACCACCGAATCTGATACTTCTGTTGTTACTGGACGACGTGTCACTAAAAGACGTGGGAGAATGGAATCTGACCGTAGCCAATGACGTTGGCACTGATGATGTCACTTTCAAGCTCGAAGTAAAAA CTGCCCCAAATATCACCAAACTGTTTTTGGAGTCTGCCACAAAAGGCAGAGCCATCACATATCCTGTCGAAGTCAACAGTTCTGTGGAGATCTTCTGCGAATACAATAAGGGCGACTATCCAGAGACTACAGCCGTTCTCAAGAACGCTCAGAATGTTGAACTTGCTGGTGTCCAAGACGACAATAAGCTAGCGACTCGGTTCACCTTGCTGAATGTTGGATGCGATGACTCTGGTGAGATAAGCTGTGAACTGACAGGAGCTGTGAAGCAGAAGGTGACCGAAAGTTTGCCTGTGAAAT GTCCTCCCAAGTTCACAGAAAAGGACAACACCATATTCGAAAGCAATTTCGGCGACCGAGTGGAGCTTCGTTTTCAGTTGCTTACTCACACAGACAAAATCACCAGATGCCATATCACCAGGGTCATTCAAGGTCATCATAATGGCAAGGGACACAGCGAAGGTCACACTGAGCTGAAAGCGGAAATGTCCAAGGATTGCCTGACGTTTGCTAG TGAGCCAGAGGTCAAGGGCACACTCCCCAAGGGGACGCTGGAACTGCGAGTAGACAAAGTGACGCCTGACCACAGTGGGACGTGGAGGCTGACCATCTCTAACGAGGAAGGGTCCGATGATCTCACCTTCACACTGAAAGTCACTGGAGAACCGCCAGCTGTATCAG AGGAAATCAGCCCAGGCGTAAAAACACTGATTGGAATTGTGGGATTCCTTGTTGTCATCATCACCGTTATCGTCCTTTGTGTCGTCATCATCAAGAAAAAAA GGAAGCACGAAAGAGCAGCAATACGAGCACGTAATGCAACCAGGCAGGGTGACGGTCTCCACACAAGAGGCAGTGGGTCGCACTTCTACCAAGATATTCCCGATGAAGCTAATCTCGCGCCAACACGTTGCGACCGCCAGGGACAAG CTGCACCGGCAGGACCGTACGATTCTCTGGAGATGTCAGACGTGGGACACGAGTCACCCTACTCCCAGATCtga
- the LOC138973307 gene encoding uncharacterized protein isoform X1, which translates to MGRVSWLLCLRAFTILGILSSVSGQCAKFEFPTMTNPNSYTAERSVQIALPFQLDTHNCTDLPETSTITVSKRTGDLFVDVCKLLAKRDGTCFTFRPEECVCWEEKGRYALSKIMDKSDITLWSWKIGNDGQIAAERKISFDMLPYPPSVEQLTFNSISDQASFSHPLEPSMSVDINCTYDKGYPETSSAGLLKDSQGFRLAASRDDGNERAGTVRHTLKDISCDDMGDISCEVPGASKNLTKALLVKCPPKLPKKDLQLVSHFGLHNELRIPLSSYTKQLSSCKVAKVIQGHHQNQSLDEGYQEHKEKACGSFASYNMLGSPPNLTLLLLLDDVSEEDVGEWNLTVANDVGTDDVTFNLQVKTAPQIIQLSLESATNGSAITYPVEVNSSVEIFCEYNKGDYPETTAVLRNAQNVELAGVQDDNKLATRFTLLNVGCDDSGEISCELTGAVKQKVTESLPVKCPPKFTEKDNTIFESSVGERVELRFQLLTHTESITECHVTKVIQGHHDGKGHSASHTDKEQKAEKSRDCLAFASEPEVKGTLPKGTLEMRVDKVTPGHSGTWRLTISNEEGSDDLTFTLKVTAAEPSAASVNGGGNAGYIAGVVVAVIIITSLSSLPRWC; encoded by the exons ATGGGGCGTGTGTCATGGCTGCTCTGTCTCCGAGCGTTTACAATTCTGGGCATCCTGTCTTCTGTGTCTGGGCAAT GTGCCAAGTTTGAATTCCCTACCATGACCAACCCCAATTCCTACACGGCAGAGAGGAGTGTCCAGATcgcactcccctttcaattggACACACACAACTGCACTGACCTCCCGGAGACCTCCACCATCACTGTAAGCAAGCGGACAGGGGATCTCTTCGTCGACGTATGTAAGCTGCTGGCAAAGCGCGATGGCACGTGCTTCACGTTTCGCCCGGAGGAGTGCGTGTGTTGGGAAGAAAAGGGACGCTACGCCCTCAGCAAAATTATGGACAAGAGTGATATCACCCTGTGGAGTTGGAAAATCGGCAATGATGGACAGATTGCTGCGGAAAGGAAGATATCTTTCGATATGCTTCCAT ACCCGCCATCTGTGGAGCAGCTTACCTTTAATTCAATCAGTGACCAAGCCTCTTTCTCACATCCATTGGAACCCAGCATGTCTGTAGATATAAACTGTACCTACGATAAAGGATACCCAGAGACCTCCTCTGCAGGACTCCTGAAGGACTCTCAAGGCTTCCGCTTGGCTGCTTCCCGTGACGATGGAAACGAGCGGGCTGGGACCGTGCGACACACGCTGAAAGACATAAGCTGTGATGACATGGGGGACATCAGCTGTGAAGTTCCTGGAGCCAGCAAAAACCTGACCAAAGCTCTGCTTGTGAAAT GTCCTCCAAAATTACCGAAGAAAGACTTGCAATTGGTAAGCCACTTTGGACTTCACAATGAGCTCCGCATACCGTTGTCTTCGTACACTAAACAACTGAGCAGTTGCAAGGTcgccaaggtcatccaaggtcaccACCAGAATCAAAGCCTCGATGAAGGTTACCAAGAACACAAGGAAAAAGCTTGTGGATCATTTGCCAG CTACAACATGTTGGGATCACCACCGAATCTGACACTTCTGTTGCTACTTGACGACGTGTCAGAAGAAGACGTGGGAGAATGGAATCTGACCGTAGCCAATGACGTTGGCACTGATGATGTCACTTTCAATCTCCAAGTAAAAA CTGCCCCACAAATCATCCAATTGTCTTTGGAGTCTGCCACTAACGGCAGCGCCATCACATATCCTGTCGAAGTCAACAGTTCTGTGGAGATCTTCTGCGAATACAATAAGGGCGACTACCCAGAGACTACAGCCGTTCTCAGGAACGCTCAGAATGTTGAGCTTGCTGGTGTCCAAGACGACAATAAGCTAGCGACTCGGTTCACCTTGCTGAATGTTGGATGCGATGACTCTGGTGAGATAAGCTGTGAGCTGACCGGAGCTGTGAAGCAGAAGGTTACCGAAAGTTTGCCTGTGAAAT GTCCTCCCAAGTTCACAGAAAAAGACAACACCATATTCGAAAGCAGTGTCGGCGAGCGAGTGGAGCTTCGTTTCCAGTTGCTTACTCACACAGAAAGCATCACCGAATGCCATGTCACCAAGGTCATTCAAGGTCATCATGATGGCAAGGGACACAGCGCAAGTCACACCGACAAAGAGCAGAAAGCGGAAAAGTCGAGGGATTGCctggcgtttgctag CGAGCCAGAGGTCAAGGGCACACTCCCCAAGGGGACTCTGGAAATGCGAGTGGACAAAGTGACCCCGGGTCACAGTGGGACGTGGAGGCTGACCATCTCTAACGAGGAAGGGTCCGATGATCTCACCTTCACTCTGAAAGTCACTGCCGCAGAACCGTCAGCTGCATCAG TGAATGGTGGGGGAAATGCTGGTTACATAGCTGGTGTCGTTGTcgccgtcatcatcatcacatcgCTGTCATCGCTACCGCGGTGGTGTTGA
- the LOC138974305 gene encoding uncharacterized protein — protein sequence MGRVPWLLCLHALTFLCTLPSVTGQCAEFEFPTRNNPDSYTVKLGAQINLPFKLDFANCDENISDSYTITVIKENKAQQIVTDVCKMVINSTGICYNFRPTDCVCKDEHGFFSVIKTMSASDESLWKWKVNDKEIAADRVMRFEIYKYPPSVNQLTFRSTSDNATLTQPLEPDMSVDIICIYDEGYPAASSAVLKNSQGKLMANSSNGSVRHRLASVSCSDMGEISCEVPGATDNMTKPLFVKCPPELSAHGSPFVSHSGLPTKLSFTLTSYTKRLTGCKITKVSQGHHTRQGQNESHEEHGEKTRSFANNYLIWGSPPNLTLQLLLDEVKQKDVGEWVLTVVNDAGTDDVTFELKIEILPQVIELSLDNSTSSQTVEVNSSVDILCAFRKGDYPNAEVILRMATGTKLTAEIPAADQHRNNKIEARYTMESVGCEDSGEISCELPKAWRNATATLLVKCPPRYTEEVVKIFPGIEGDPMELRFQLITHTQAISGCHVTKVSQGHHEDLGHNRTHTDEASGAAEFQECRQFASGYKINGTLPQGTLDIKLDRLSQDHNGTWRLTISNEAGSASFNFKLEITKAKQSAVASIKNNSGYLAGVVIAVIIIVVVVIVVVVVLVRYRERVREMMQRYIR from the exons ATGGGGCGTGTTCCATGGCTTTTGTGCCTACACGCGCTGACATTTCTCTGCACCCTGCCTTCTGTGACTGGACAAT GTGCCGAGTTTGAATTCCCTACCAGAAACAATCCGGATTCATACACTGTCAAGCTAGGTGCCCAGATCAACCTCCCGTTTAAACTCGATTTTGCCAACTGCGATGAAAACATTTCAGACAGCTACACCATCACTGTCATTAAAGAGAACAAGGCACAGCAAATCGTTACGGATGTCTGCAAGATGGTAATCAATTCAACTGGCATTTGCTACAATTTCCGACCAACGGATTGCGTGTGTAAAGATGAACACGGATTCTTCAGCGTGATCAAGACAATGTCCGCAAGTGATGAGTCGTTGTGGAAATGGAAAGTCAACGACAAAGAAATTGCTGCGGACAGGGTGATGCGTTTCGAGATATACAAAT ATCCTCCTTCTGTCAACCAACTTACCTTTCGTTCCACCAGTGACAACGCCACTCTCACTCAACCATTGGAACCTGACATGTCTGTCGATATAATCTGTATCTATGATGAAGGATACCCAGCAGCATCCTCTGCAGTCTTGAAGAACTCTCAAGGCAAGCTAATGGCCAATTCCTCGAACGGGAGCGTGCGCCACAGGCTGGCGAGCGTAAGTTGTAGCGACATGGGCGAGATCAGCTGTGAAGTTCCTGGAGCCACCGACAACATGACAAAGCCTCTATTCGTAAAGT gtCCTCCGGAACTCTCGGCACATGGCTCGCCATTCGTGAGTCACTCTGGCTTGCCTACAAAACTTAGCTTCACCTTGACTTCCTACACAAAGAGACTCACCGGCTGCAAGATCACCAAGGTCAGCCAAGGTCACCATACACGTCAAGGTCAAAACGAAAGTCACGAAGAACACGGCGAGAAAACACGATCATTTGCAAA CAACTACTTGATTTGGGGTTCTCCGCCGAATTTGACGCTTCAGCTGTTACTGGACGAAGTGAAGCAAAAAGACGTGGGAGAATGGGTTCTGACCGTAGTCAATGACGCTGGCACTGATGACGTCACTTTCGAACTCAAAATAGAAA TTCTGCCACAAGTCATCGAACTGTCCCTAGACAACAGCACCAGCAGCCAAACCGTAGAAGTCAACAGTTCTGTGGATATCCTCTGTGCCTTCCGCAAGGGAGACTATCCAAACGCTGAAGTCATTTTGAGGATGGCTACGGGAACCAAACTGACTGCCGAAATACCAGCTGCTGATCAGCATAGAAATAACAAGATTGAAGCTCGGTACACGATGGAGAGTGTCGGGTGTGAAGATTCTGGTGAGATTAGCTGTGAACTTCCCAAAGCTTGGAGAAACGCGACTGCAACACTGCTGGTGAAAT GTCCTCCTAGGTACACAGAAGAAGTCGTGAAGATCTTCCCAGGTATTGAAGGCGATCCAATGGAGCTCAGGTTCCAGTTGATTACTCACACACAAGCAATCAGTGGATGTCACGTCACCAAGGTCAGTCAAGGTCACCATGAGGATCTAGGACACAACAGAACTCACACTGACGAAGCATCCGGAGCAGCAGAGTTTCAAGAGTGTCGTCAGTTTGCCAG CGGGTATAAGATCAATGGCACACTACCTCAAGGGACACTGGACATAAAACTGGACAGACTGTCGCAAGATCACAACGGCACGTGGAGACTTACCATCTCTAATGAGGCAGGGTCTGCTAGCTTCAACTTTAAACTTGAGATCACTAAAGCCAAGCAGTCAGCTGTTGCATCAATTAAAA